The Candidatus Hydrogenedentota bacterium genome window below encodes:
- the nrfD gene encoding polysulfide reductase NrfD has translation MAVARNLASIDPQPPILGPGHDYGTLTDKVSEIVDVKPHPRVWFFFAALGALLLLVFLNSVGYLLAKGTGIWGINVPVAWGWAIINFVWWIGIGHAGTLISAILLLLNQNWRTSINRFAEAMTLFAVACAGMFPLLHMGRPWLFYFILPYPNTMALWPQFRSPLVWDVFAISTYATVSLLFWYTGLVPDLATMRDRAKNRIAKVIFGLFSLGWRGSAVHWHRYETAYLLLAGISTPLVVSVHSVVSFDFSVGIIPGWHTTIFPPYFVAGAVYAGFAMVLTLAIPLRKWYHLEDLITMKHIDNMAKVMLVTGLVVFYGYLTEVFFAWYSANTFEKYMMFENRMTGYYAPAYWALIFCNGLMPQFLWFKRVRFNLPFLFFICMVVSVGMWLERYVIVVTSLSQDFLPSSWGIYHGTIWDIATFVGTIGLFTFLFFMFVRYVPMIAMFELKMLLYDQKHKAKAHAK, from the coding sequence ATGGCAGTAGCAAGAAACCTCGCGAGCATTGATCCCCAGCCACCCATTCTGGGTCCGGGGCATGACTACGGCACGCTAACCGACAAGGTTAGTGAAATTGTCGACGTCAAGCCGCATCCAAGAGTATGGTTCTTCTTTGCGGCGCTTGGCGCGCTGTTGCTGCTGGTATTCCTCAACTCCGTCGGATACCTGCTCGCAAAGGGTACCGGTATCTGGGGCATTAACGTACCCGTCGCGTGGGGCTGGGCCATCATCAACTTCGTCTGGTGGATCGGTATCGGTCACGCCGGTACCCTCATTTCCGCCATTCTCCTGTTGTTGAACCAGAATTGGCGCACCTCAATCAACCGATTCGCCGAAGCCATGACGTTGTTCGCCGTCGCGTGCGCGGGCATGTTCCCCCTGCTCCACATGGGACGTCCGTGGCTCTTCTACTTCATCCTTCCGTACCCGAACACCATGGCTCTCTGGCCCCAGTTCCGCAGCCCACTCGTCTGGGACGTGTTCGCAATCTCGACGTACGCAACCGTGTCTCTGCTCTTCTGGTACACGGGGCTGGTACCCGACCTTGCCACCATGCGCGACCGCGCCAAGAATCGAATCGCAAAAGTCATCTTCGGCCTCTTCTCGCTGGGTTGGCGCGGTTCGGCCGTACACTGGCACCGCTACGAAACCGCCTACCTTTTGTTGGCAGGCATCTCGACGCCACTCGTTGTGTCCGTGCATAGCGTGGTCAGCTTCGACTTCTCGGTGGGTATCATCCCCGGCTGGCACACGACTATCTTTCCGCCTTACTTCGTGGCTGGCGCCGTGTACGCAGGGTTCGCTATGGTGCTTACCCTCGCGATACCGCTACGCAAGTGGTACCACCTCGAAGACCTCATCACGATGAAGCACATCGACAACATGGCCAAGGTCATGCTCGTAACCGGCTTGGTGGTGTTTTACGGCTACTTGACGGAAGTCTTCTTCGCTTGGTACAGCGCCAATACCTTCGAGAAATACATGATGTTCGAAAACCGGATGACCGGCTACTATGCTCCCGCATACTGGGCGCTTATCTTCTGCAACGGACTCATGCCTCAGTTCCTGTGGTTCAAGCGTGTTCGCTTCAACCTCCCATTCCTGTTCTTTATCTGCATGGTTGTCAGCGTGGGCATGTGGCTCGAGCGCTACGTGATCGTCGTCACAAGCCTTTCCCAGGATTTCTTGCCCTCGTCATGGGGAATCTATCACGGAACGATTTGGGATATCGCCACCTTCGTCGGGACGATTGGTCTCTTCACGTTCCTCTTCTTCATGTTTGTTCGCTACGTACCCATGATCGCCATGTTTGAACTCAAAATGCTCTTGTACGACCAGAAGCACAAAGCGAAGGCTCACGCGAAGTAG
- a CDS encoding DUF3341 domain-containing protein, whose product MHSEHEHNDEGPKVFGIMAEFDDPDVVVKAAQRAYDQGYRKLDAYSPFPVHGLAEAVGYRKNIVAPLVLCGGLTGAMTGFVMQYIACTWHYPYLIGGRPFLSWPMFVPITFEMGILFAAFSAVIGMFAMNGLPMPYHPVFNAKGFEGATRDKFYLCIEARDDKYDETETTSFLKSLGAQNVSVVEQ is encoded by the coding sequence ATGCACTCAGAACACGAACATAACGATGAAGGACCTAAGGTCTTTGGCATCATGGCCGAGTTCGACGACCCTGACGTCGTCGTCAAGGCGGCCCAGCGTGCCTATGACCAAGGTTACCGGAAATTGGATGCCTACAGCCCCTTCCCAGTTCACGGACTGGCCGAGGCCGTTGGCTATCGCAAGAATATCGTTGCTCCCCTTGTCTTATGCGGCGGCCTGACCGGCGCAATGACCGGCTTTGTCATGCAGTACATCGCCTGCACCTGGCACTACCCGTATCTGATTGGGGGCCGCCCGTTCTTGAGCTGGCCCATGTTCGTTCCTATCACGTTCGAAATGGGCATCCTGTTCGCCGCATTCAGCGCCGTTATCGGCATGTTCGCAATGAACGGACTTCCAATGCCCTATCACCCCGTCTTCAACGCAAAGGGGTTCGAGGGCGCTACACGCGACAAGTTCTATCTCTGTATCGAGGCGCGCGACGACAAGTACGACGAAACGGAGACTACTTCGTTTCTGAAAAGCCTCGGAGCGCAAAACGTTTCGGTGGTTGAGCAGTAA
- a CDS encoding cytochrome c gives MRLRRAATRFRRIGSAVMAVASIALVSGCHQGMWNNSRIKPLERGTFFASGATAQPSVAGTIPFGEANASDYDILLTTGKINGVDSPVFPFEITKDVLKRGQERYNIYCAPCHSQTGDGRGMIVQREMKLAGNYHQDRLRQAPPGYFFDVITNGFGVMYSYASRITPKDRWAIVAYIRALQLSQNASLADVPKDELEKLLKPQPEAGANDSHGTAQGGHQQ, from the coding sequence ATGCGCCTGCGACGCGCTGCAACACGGTTCCGACGCATCGGCTCGGCAGTAATGGCTGTTGCCTCCATCGCCCTCGTGTCCGGTTGCCACCAAGGCATGTGGAACAACTCGCGTATCAAGCCATTGGAACGCGGGACTTTCTTCGCCAGCGGCGCCACGGCACAACCCTCTGTCGCGGGAACCATTCCCTTTGGCGAAGCCAATGCCAGCGACTACGACATCCTTCTTACAACCGGCAAAATCAACGGGGTGGATTCCCCCGTGTTTCCTTTCGAAATCACGAAAGACGTGCTCAAGCGCGGACAGGAACGCTACAACATCTACTGCGCTCCGTGCCACAGTCAGACTGGCGACGGACGCGGCATGATTGTACAGCGCGAAATGAAGCTCGCCGGCAACTACCACCAAGATCGTCTGCGGCAGGCCCCCCCGGGTTATTTCTTTGATGTCATCACCAACGGATTTGGCGTCATGTACAGCTATGCCTCTCGCATCACGCCAAAAGATAGATGGGCTATCGTCGCCTATATTCGGGCGCTTCAGTTGAGTCAAAACGCCTCTCTGGCCGACGTCCCCAAGGACGAACTGGAGAAGCTGCTGAAGCCGCAGCCGGAAGCGGGCGCGAACGATTCGCAT